From the Candidatus Peregrinibacteria bacterium genome, one window contains:
- a CDS encoding RlmE family RNA methyltransferase, protein MPKRFNPQDGFFRKAKQDGLRARSAYKLEEILKKFPDFLPKNKVILDLGCAPGSFLQILSRAQPKKLIGVDLQHTDPISGVTLLQGDIFSEEVEKILLQESPFHVITSDMAPKTSGISDADQFHSVKLCERVLSLSEKILPPNGNLLLKIFVGEDFDAFWKIFRARFRKAKVFKPDASRDRSRETFLIGIAFLPQKRDVEK, encoded by the coding sequence ATGCCAAAACGATTCAATCCGCAAGACGGCTTTTTTCGAAAAGCAAAGCAAGACGGACTTCGCGCCAGAAGTGCATATAAGTTGGAAGAAATTTTAAAGAAATTCCCTGACTTCCTCCCAAAAAACAAAGTTATACTCGATTTAGGATGTGCTCCTGGAAGTTTTTTGCAAATCTTATCACGCGCTCAGCCAAAAAAGCTTATCGGTGTTGATCTTCAGCACACCGATCCTATTTCGGGTGTTACTCTTCTTCAGGGAGATATTTTTTCTGAAGAAGTAGAGAAAATACTTCTCCAAGAATCCCCATTTCACGTCATCACCAGTGACATGGCACCAAAAACCAGCGGCATTTCAGATGCAGACCAATTTCATTCCGTTAAACTTTGCGAACGCGTCCTCTCTCTTTCAGAAAAAATTTTGCCACCAAACGGAAATCTTCTCTTAAAAATATTTGTTGGAGAAGATTTTGACGCTTTTTGGAAAATATTTCGAGCGCGATTTCGAAAGGCAAAGGTCTTTAAACCTGATGCAAGTCGTGATCGAAGCCGAGAGACATTTCTCATTGGAATCGCTTTTCTTCCTCAAAAGAGAGATGTTGAAAAGTAG
- a CDS encoding S-layer homology domain-containing protein → MTMPKQKHKKQISPEKRSLGSIGFLERRPILGYIIITLTLMMFVFFAEQGTEFYRASILSIPKFDGTTLPVQYAPDWKKTGGKNTKAYSEYRSSDLIALPKYDPKKLEKDCSQENTSYQNACITYSTVYMGSYQMDHKEFSGSHLAVDIRVPIGTPVYSVANGVVESAVSRITGFGKYVVIKHPNAPLVEGGKDTLFSGYAHLSEVVVKEGNTVKKGDLIGYSGDTGLSTTPHLHFQIDRSSAPYHPWWPFSSAQASSENLNFFEAIDAGLGQKEALENTTNPLIWVQEFLSSPTTISSSDEEEIAPEDSLGRIVVKADKSSALPGEIVTFLVTVLDIQKQILKEYTGTSFKVSANKGSAKIPTNISFQNGKAEIPVVVQTAGNIEFTFQDGNTTAKTSVNVEEGKDTEELRAPETDVVIPETIENPDAVARVEWKGGEDMIRVGKRTTMDISLLNAKGEVLNNPEFSDSLEIQVKGGGEVNPKMLLPRYFKNGVATVEYLAGRDVGTAEIFLTRFPNSSIKISVIEAPEQPVGFSVETDERFRMGKAETISLTTIDKNGNRTPNGFLGEAELTLLSGKAKITPQTLTEDDFINGRAEVEVLPLSKENIVVKIQSGVLVGVSEKLQEGEEKTETGASTLSIFSDIPTNYKNVTAISFLKDAGILSGNADGTFRPNDGINRAEFAKVMLLAIHKEPKSARGGVFSDVPKNEWFAPYVETAAELGIIEGYPDGSFRPANNINRAELFTMLARSFNGSHLSEKTYFSDVPQNIWYETAAQFAKEKKLLDFGNQFEPGKIMTRAEVAEAVFRVLNL, encoded by the coding sequence TTTTTTTGCAGAACAAGGAACAGAATTTTATCGGGCGAGTATTTTGAGCATTCCAAAATTCGACGGAACCACCCTTCCCGTGCAATATGCGCCAGACTGGAAAAAAACAGGTGGGAAAAATACGAAGGCATATAGTGAATATCGGAGTTCCGATCTCATCGCACTCCCCAAATATGATCCCAAAAAACTCGAGAAAGATTGTTCACAAGAAAATACATCGTATCAGAATGCATGTATCACCTATTCCACGGTATATATGGGAAGTTACCAAATGGATCACAAAGAATTTTCCGGAAGTCATCTTGCAGTAGATATTCGTGTTCCTATTGGAACCCCTGTTTATTCTGTAGCAAATGGAGTTGTAGAAAGCGCGGTAAGTCGCATAACAGGGTTTGGAAAATATGTTGTCATCAAACATCCAAATGCACCACTCGTAGAAGGAGGAAAGGATACTCTCTTTTCGGGATATGCCCATCTCTCAGAAGTCGTCGTTAAAGAAGGCAATACTGTAAAAAAGGGCGATCTCATTGGCTATTCAGGAGATACTGGTCTTTCCACAACGCCACACCTTCACTTTCAAATTGATCGAAGTTCTGCCCCCTATCATCCTTGGTGGCCATTTTCGAGCGCACAAGCGAGCTCAGAAAATTTGAATTTTTTTGAAGCAATTGATGCTGGACTTGGCCAGAAAGAGGCTCTCGAAAATACTACTAACCCCCTCATTTGGGTACAAGAATTTTTGAGCTCTCCCACCACCATCTCTTCTTCAGATGAAGAAGAAATAGCTCCAGAAGATAGTCTCGGAAGAATTGTTGTTAAGGCAGATAAAAGTTCCGCACTCCCAGGGGAAATAGTCACTTTCCTTGTTACGGTACTCGATATTCAAAAACAAATTCTCAAAGAATATACCGGAACATCATTCAAAGTTTCTGCAAACAAAGGTTCTGCAAAAATTCCAACAAACATTTCGTTTCAGAATGGAAAAGCAGAAATTCCAGTTGTTGTGCAAACAGCAGGCAACATAGAGTTTACCTTTCAAGATGGAAATACAACAGCAAAGACAAGTGTCAATGTCGAAGAGGGAAAAGATACAGAAGAATTGAGAGCCCCAGAAACAGATGTTGTTATTCCGGAAACCATTGAAAATCCAGATGCCGTTGCTCGTGTCGAGTGGAAAGGTGGAGAAGATATGATTCGGGTCGGAAAGCGTACTACCATGGATATTTCACTCCTCAACGCAAAAGGAGAAGTGCTGAATAATCCAGAATTTTCCGATTCACTCGAAATACAGGTAAAAGGAGGAGGTGAAGTAAATCCAAAGATGCTTCTTCCACGCTACTTTAAGAATGGTGTAGCAACTGTAGAATATCTTGCTGGAAGAGATGTCGGAACAGCAGAAATTTTTCTGACTCGCTTTCCAAATTCATCCATAAAAATATCTGTTATAGAAGCCCCCGAACAACCTGTTGGTTTTTCCGTCGAAACTGATGAGCGCTTTCGGATGGGAAAAGCAGAAACCATCTCCCTCACCACCATTGACAAAAACGGGAATCGAACACCAAACGGATTTTTGGGAGAAGCAGAGCTCACCCTTCTCTCTGGAAAAGCGAAAATAACACCGCAAACACTTACAGAAGACGATTTTATTAATGGAAGAGCAGAGGTAGAAGTTCTCCCTCTTTCAAAAGAGAATATTGTCGTAAAGATTCAGTCGGGCGTACTGGTTGGCGTTTCTGAAAAACTTCAAGAAGGAGAAGAGAAAACAGAAACTGGAGCAAGTACTCTTTCCATTTTTTCAGATATTCCTACAAACTACAAAAACGTTACCGCCATTTCTTTTCTGAAAGATGCAGGAATTCTCTCGGGAAATGCAGATGGAACTTTTCGCCCCAACGATGGCATTAATCGTGCAGAATTTGCAAAAGTAATGCTTCTTGCTATTCATAAAGAACCAAAATCAGCGCGAGGCGGTGTTTTTTCTGATGTTCCAAAAAATGAGTGGTTTGCACCGTATGTCGAAACCGCGGCAGAACTTGGAATTATCGAAGGGTATCCTGATGGATCATTTCGTCCAGCAAACAACATCAACCGCGCGGAGCTTTTTACCATGCTCGCCAGATCATTTAACGGATCACACCTTTCTGAAAAAACTTATTTCTCTGATGTTCCTCAGAATATTTGGTATGAAACCGCCGCGCAATTTGCGAAAGAAAAGAAATTACTCGATTTTGGAAATCAGTTTGAACCGGGAAAGATTATGACTCGAGCAGAAGTCGCAGAAGCAGTGTTTCGAGTGCTGAATTTGTAA
- the leuD gene encoding 3-isopropylmalate dehydratase small subunit: protein MTFETFSSRAVRIPRKDIDTDLIIPAKYLKGTDMSGLGDGCFAEFRRDPLFPMNRTEFRNAQIVVSGANFGCGSSREHAPWALVQSGFSVVISSEFADIFRGNAEKNGLLPIVLPEDVVQRLLHPKDEYEEITVNLSDELVSVNKETWKFYISPFSKKRLLEGLSDTDYLAQFEKEIRKKEGARKPFLPLVSRAQ from the coding sequence ATGACATTTGAAACCTTTTCCTCGCGAGCAGTTCGCATTCCTCGAAAAGATATTGATACCGATCTCATCATCCCCGCCAAATACCTCAAGGGAACCGATATGAGTGGGCTTGGAGATGGCTGTTTCGCCGAATTCCGAAGAGATCCACTTTTTCCCATGAACAGAACGGAATTTCGGAACGCACAAATTGTTGTCTCTGGAGCAAATTTTGGATGCGGATCGAGCAGGGAGCACGCCCCATGGGCACTTGTACAATCGGGATTTTCGGTAGTTATTTCTTCTGAGTTTGCAGATATTTTTCGAGGAAATGCAGAAAAAAATGGATTACTCCCTATTGTTCTTCCAGAAGATGTTGTACAACGGCTTCTTCATCCAAAAGATGAATATGAAGAAATAACCGTCAATCTCTCGGATGAGCTTGTGAGCGTTAACAAAGAAACATGGAAATTTTATATTTCACCATTTTCAAAAAAACGTCTCCTCGAGGGACTCAGCGATACAGACTACCTCGCACAATTTGAAAAAGAAATTCGGAAAAAAGAAGGAGCGCGAAAACCATTTCTTCCCCTTGTTTCTCGAGCGCAATGA
- a CDS encoding HEAT repeat domain-containing protein, with protein MNSVKKFLFGNTFLSLSRAEWGRVIPAFFVKLFFQVSFLSAGTVLLALFVDRYGIYNLSTLFIFQAAFIILGTAFFTGFLRRAHPSTLVLIGVISAAILLILSAILFLKNPFWSFFALLIALCVFLMQVSIWLSLYIENLFSPLEGERAFPILESAEPIGGIFSGILLIALSGTTGILETLVIIGVLLCLIPPALLFSLHRLRSIPVLRSHREERAKTRSARSLLQSSIRMCAQHRFLMSLGFLVFLQYFAVHFLEFQFTSAVDHYTRGSLVGPVPQGSYHYADNLVHSFGSIQIGIFSLLLLLQLLLASTILRKMGVVRTYAIAPLFALVGFLGMTFHFGFLTAIFAKMSFETGYGLGRNAFLSSFYALSENIRDEAREALEGIARPLGILFGTILLVTLQFFFSTSHFLIISSGVLVGSATLSLLMISRFRNHYTQTSRRKLENKDNLSEKMDAIEILSQPGHRNAIDTLSGILFQKDEVPEVRVKTLQVIGRMGNVDAIPAILSCFRDSNPSVCLEAVRALGKFKNLGQDFFLEAISRYSVQQELKELFVSGRSTELKIEVMKVLANFKDPETIPFLLRVLRSKDPEIRAECVSVFGLFHDISVVSHLQPLLSDVNPKVRARAIATLWQYPSLRLRLVLDIHSLLESSQDEERIAGMYCVGEVSLESEKKCLYRFLYHRNDQLRRSAAIALAKMNDPVSVEHLVNLLFHQKKEEGLKTKKMLGVIQNETRKCIDQESFLRANHSIMKLLQKTKTSILENLREGELHDLLHIFHLIDAEREVCKIRMVLNQRALAV; from the coding sequence ATGAATTCTGTAAAAAAATTTCTCTTCGGTAATACTTTTCTAAGTCTCTCTCGAGCAGAGTGGGGTCGTGTTATCCCTGCCTTTTTTGTAAAACTCTTTTTTCAGGTTTCTTTTCTTTCTGCTGGAACAGTACTCCTCGCCCTTTTTGTTGATCGTTATGGTATTTATAATCTTTCCACACTTTTTATTTTTCAGGCTGCTTTTATTATCCTCGGAACCGCTTTTTTTACAGGGTTTTTGCGACGCGCACATCCGAGTACTCTTGTGCTTATAGGAGTTATTTCTGCCGCTATTCTTCTTATCCTGTCAGCGATCCTTTTTCTTAAAAATCCATTTTGGTCTTTTTTTGCACTCCTTATTGCACTCTGTGTCTTTTTGATGCAGGTTTCCATTTGGCTTTCGCTCTATATTGAGAACCTCTTTTCTCCGCTTGAAGGCGAACGAGCTTTTCCTATTCTCGAAAGTGCAGAGCCAATTGGAGGTATTTTTTCGGGAATCCTTCTCATTGCGCTTTCGGGAACGACAGGTATTTTGGAAACACTTGTTATTATTGGGGTGTTACTCTGCCTCATTCCTCCGGCACTCCTCTTTTCTCTCCATCGTCTTCGTTCGATTCCCGTTCTGCGGTCTCATCGTGAAGAGCGTGCAAAAACACGTTCCGCGAGAAGCTTACTTCAGAGCAGTATTCGCATGTGTGCTCAACATCGGTTTTTAATGAGTCTTGGGTTTCTTGTATTTTTGCAATATTTTGCCGTGCATTTTCTTGAGTTTCAGTTTACCTCTGCGGTTGATCATTACACACGCGGATCTCTCGTTGGTCCCGTTCCGCAGGGGTCGTACCACTATGCCGATAATTTGGTGCACAGCTTTGGAAGTATTCAGATTGGAATTTTTTCCCTCCTCCTCCTTTTACAGCTTCTTTTGGCGAGCACTATTCTGAGAAAGATGGGCGTTGTGCGAACCTATGCTATTGCACCTCTTTTTGCTCTTGTTGGTTTTTTGGGAATGACGTTTCATTTTGGTTTTTTGACCGCCATTTTTGCAAAAATGAGTTTTGAAACGGGATACGGTCTCGGAAGAAATGCTTTTCTCAGTAGTTTTTATGCGCTTTCCGAAAATATTCGTGATGAAGCACGAGAGGCACTTGAGGGTATTGCGCGTCCTTTGGGAATTCTTTTTGGAACTATTCTTCTCGTCACTCTACAATTCTTTTTTTCTACATCACATTTTCTCATCATCTCTTCGGGAGTACTTGTTGGAAGCGCCACACTTTCTCTTCTTATGATTTCTCGATTTCGAAATCACTATACGCAAACGAGTCGACGAAAGCTTGAAAACAAAGATAATCTTTCCGAAAAGATGGACGCCATCGAGATATTAAGTCAGCCCGGTCATCGTAATGCTATCGACACTCTTTCTGGAATCTTGTTTCAGAAAGATGAGGTTCCAGAAGTTCGCGTAAAAACTCTTCAGGTTATTGGGCGCATGGGAAATGTTGATGCTATTCCCGCAATTCTCTCATGCTTCCGTGATTCAAATCCAAGTGTGTGTCTTGAGGCGGTTCGTGCGCTTGGAAAATTTAAGAACCTTGGACAAGATTTTTTTCTTGAAGCGATTTCTCGATACAGTGTTCAACAAGAGCTCAAGGAGCTTTTTGTTTCCGGCAGAAGTACCGAACTTAAAATAGAAGTGATGAAGGTGCTTGCAAATTTTAAAGATCCAGAAACAATTCCATTTCTGCTCCGTGTTTTGCGTTCAAAAGACCCAGAAATTCGTGCTGAGTGTGTTTCGGTATTTGGACTCTTTCATGATATTAGTGTTGTTTCCCATCTTCAGCCACTTCTTTCTGACGTAAATCCAAAAGTGCGTGCACGTGCCATTGCAACACTTTGGCAGTACCCCTCTCTTCGTCTTCGTCTTGTGCTCGATATTCATTCTCTTCTCGAATCTTCTCAGGATGAGGAACGTATTGCTGGCATGTATTGTGTAGGAGAGGTTTCTTTGGAGTCGGAAAAGAAATGTCTCTATCGCTTTTTGTATCATCGAAACGATCAGCTCCGAAGGAGTGCCGCTATTGCGCTTGCCAAAATGAATGATCCGGTTTCGGTGGAACATCTCGTTAATCTGCTTTTTCATCAAAAGAAAGAAGAGGGACTCAAGACAAAGAAAATGCTTGGAGTTATTCAAAATGAAACGAGGAAGTGCATCGATCAAGAGAGTTTTCTTCGGGCAAATCATTCTATTATGAAGCTACTCCAAAAAACGAAAACGTCTATCTTGGAAAATCTCAGAGAAGGGGAACTTCACGATCTCCTTCATATTTTTCACCTCATTGATGCAGAGCGTGAAGTTTGCAAAATTCGAATGGTATTAAACCAAAGAGCACTTGCCGTTTAA
- the rsmG gene encoding 16S rRNA (guanine(527)-N(7))-methyltransferase RsmG: MNLTDSQKEFLKKLISVFLEENSKINLSSLRDEKAVWNKHIIDSLSSSEFFENQPSKRVLDIGTGGGFPFLPLALLFPQHQFFGMDSVRKKIDAISRMIATLHLDNSNLLTGRMEEFGRNQHYREQFDSVTARAVAPFLVTAELATPFVKTGGLFLAYRGPEYDSSDEKIVSQLNIKCIHKKEYSLPEGEKRVLWVFEKTGKTPSRFPREIGVPKKNPLS, from the coding sequence ATGAATCTCACAGATTCTCAAAAAGAGTTCCTCAAAAAGCTTATTTCCGTTTTTTTAGAAGAGAACAGTAAAATAAATCTCTCCTCATTGCGGGATGAAAAAGCAGTGTGGAACAAGCACATTATTGATTCTCTTTCTTCATCTGAATTTTTTGAGAATCAACCATCAAAACGTGTACTTGATATTGGAACAGGGGGCGGTTTTCCATTTCTTCCTCTTGCGCTCCTTTTTCCACAACACCAATTTTTTGGCATGGATTCTGTACGAAAAAAAATAGATGCTATTTCTCGAATGATCGCAACACTTCACCTTGATAACAGTAATCTCCTCACAGGGAGAATGGAAGAATTTGGACGAAACCAACACTATCGAGAGCAGTTCGACAGTGTTACTGCACGCGCTGTTGCCCCATTCCTTGTTACAGCGGAACTTGCCACCCCATTTGTGAAAACCGGAGGACTTTTTCTTGCATATCGTGGACCAGAATACGATAGTTCAGATGAAAAAATTGTCTCACAGTTGAACATAAAATGTATTCATAAAAAGGAATACAGCCTTCCAGAAGGAGAAAAACGAGTTCTTTGGGTTTTTGAAAAAACCGGAAAAACACCTTCTCGTTTTCCACGAGAAATAGGAGTTCCGAAAAAGAATCCTCTTTCCTAA